Proteins encoded within one genomic window of Amycolatopsis sp. 2-15:
- a CDS encoding SDR family oxidoreductase, translating to MFRDVGARVVVCARSGAGPDFVRCDVREPAEVTRLVSFVVTEYGRLDVLVNNSGGAPFADTATASARFHEKVVALNLLAPLGVAQAAIAVMQQQETGGVIVNVSSVSATRPSPRTAAYGAAKAGLDNLTATLAVEWAPKVRVNALDVGMVGTLPSLCDPSVAATVPLGRLATPAEVGACAVLRGGCSKWTVAACPSRTAGATARRATRVRAGRRPSWARWWLRCWPRRLHLNRCTALELVLSVARA from the coding sequence GTGTTCCGTGACGTGGGCGCGCGGGTCGTCGTGTGCGCGCGAAGCGGTGCCGGCCCGGATTTCGTGCGCTGCGACGTGCGTGAGCCGGCGGAGGTGACGCGGCTGGTTTCTTTCGTGGTGACGGAGTACGGCCGGCTCGACGTGCTGGTGAACAACTCAGGGGGAGCGCCGTTCGCGGACACGGCCACGGCATCGGCGCGGTTCCACGAGAAGGTGGTCGCGTTGAACCTGCTGGCACCGCTGGGGGTGGCGCAGGCGGCGATCGCCGTGATGCAGCAGCAGGAAACCGGCGGGGTGATCGTGAACGTGAGCAGTGTCAGTGCGACACGGCCTTCGCCCCGGACGGCGGCGTATGGGGCGGCGAAGGCGGGGCTCGACAACCTGACGGCGACGTTGGCGGTGGAGTGGGCGCCGAAGGTGCGGGTGAACGCGCTCGACGTGGGGATGGTGGGGACCTTGCCTTCGCTTTGTGACCCCTCGGTTGCCGCGACCGTGCCGTTGGGGCGGCTGGCGACGCCGGCGGAGGTGGGGGCGTGTGCGGTGTTACGGGGCGGGTGTTCGAAGTGGACGGTGGCCGCGTGTCCCTCGCGGACGGCTGGCGCCACGGCCCGTCGCGCGACAAGGGTGCGCGCTGGGCGCCGGCCGAGCTGGGCCCGGTGGTGGCTTCGTTGCTGGCCTCGGCGCCTTCACCTGAACCGGTGTACGGCGCTTGAGCTCGTTTTGTCGGTGGCGCGTGCTTGA
- a CDS encoding alpha/beta fold hydrolase: MISESRCPVAEGELAVRIGGEGPMLLLIPGGTGGADSLRALVKQLQTDHTVVTYDRRGHFASTDTTTGPVPVSLQADDALAVLDHVGAGPIPVFGTSAGAQIGLDLVARHPDRVSVLVAHEPPAVQLMPDATGWLEAANDQIRLARSGDLMGAVTRFADGIAGAALPDLPNLRLPNEADWLRLFDRELAEFFDYLPDLRALRRASTEIVPVAGEASRGRYHYQPAKILALELGLPFVEVPGAHLAPQRNAPKFAAALRELLASAQA; the protein is encoded by the coding sequence ATGATCTCGGAAAGCCGCTGCCCGGTCGCGGAGGGCGAGCTCGCCGTCCGCATCGGTGGCGAGGGCCCGATGCTGCTGCTCATTCCCGGGGGCACCGGCGGCGCGGACTCGCTGCGCGCGCTCGTCAAGCAACTGCAGACGGACCACACCGTGGTCACCTACGACCGGCGCGGCCACTTCGCCAGCACCGACACCACCACGGGTCCGGTGCCGGTTTCGCTCCAGGCGGACGACGCGCTGGCGGTGCTCGACCACGTCGGCGCCGGCCCGATCCCCGTGTTCGGCACCAGCGCCGGCGCGCAGATCGGCCTCGACCTCGTGGCGCGCCACCCCGATCGGGTGTCGGTGCTCGTCGCGCACGAACCGCCCGCGGTGCAGCTGATGCCCGACGCCACGGGCTGGCTCGAAGCCGCGAACGACCAGATCCGGCTGGCCCGTTCGGGTGATTTGATGGGCGCCGTCACCCGCTTCGCCGACGGGATCGCGGGCGCGGCGCTGCCCGATCTGCCCAACCTGCGCCTGCCGAACGAGGCCGACTGGCTGCGCTTGTTCGACCGCGAGCTCGCCGAGTTCTTCGACTACCTGCCGGACCTGCGCGCCCTGCGCCGCGCGAGCACCGAGATCGTGCCCGTCGCCGGCGAAGCCAGCCGCGGCCGCTACCACTACCAGCCGGCGAAGATCCTGGCGCTCGAGCTGGGCCTGCCGTTCGTCGAGGTCCCCGGCGCGCACCTGGCGCCGCAACGCAACGCGCCGAAGTTCGCGGCCGCGCTGCGCGAGCTGCTCGCGTCGGCGCAGGCCTGA
- a CDS encoding cytochrome P450 codes for MLLDSHPAQRAAVWADPALVPGAVEEILRFPLHPPRGGRPRRAKAGFAVGDHRVDAGDLVLLSAVAANLDETAFPDPREFDVRRDATGHLAFGHGPSYCLGAPLARLELQAVFTAVPRLLPDLHLAVAAEELRLRADLGHTAFAELPVTW; via the coding sequence GTGCTGCTCGACAGCCATCCCGCGCAACGCGCCGCCGTCTGGGCCGATCCCGCGCTGGTGCCCGGCGCCGTCGAAGAGATCCTCCGGTTTCCCCTGCACCCGCCGCGAGGTGGCCGCCCCCGCCGGGCCAAGGCCGGGTTCGCCGTCGGCGATCACCGCGTCGACGCGGGCGACCTCGTCTTGCTCAGCGCGGTGGCGGCGAACCTCGACGAGACGGCGTTCCCGGATCCGCGCGAGTTCGACGTTCGCCGCGACGCCACCGGTCACCTCGCGTTCGGCCACGGCCCGTCCTACTGCCTCGGCGCACCGCTGGCCCGGCTGGAGCTGCAGGCGGTCTTCACGGCCGTGCCGCGGCTGCTGCCGGACCTGCACCTCGCCGTGGCGGCCGAAGAGCTGCGGCTGCGCGCCGACCTCGGGCACACGGCGTTCGCCGAGCTGCCCGTGACGTGGTGA
- a CDS encoding pyridoxamine 5'-phosphate oxidase family protein, producing MTTWQTFAAAAPSLAERVHERFLSGESHVLATLRRDGSPRVSGSEVSFRDDGSLYIGSMLNARKARDLQHDGRFALHAFPGIEENGPGDAKLAGVAREITDSRADADSHLFELDIHEAVYTWVADNTLFVESWHAGGAWVRFARPDNGLVERTVLG from the coding sequence ATGACCACCTGGCAGACCTTCGCGGCGGCCGCCCCCTCCCTGGCCGAGCGCGTCCACGAACGCTTCCTCAGCGGCGAGTCCCACGTCCTGGCCACCCTGCGCCGCGACGGCTCACCCCGCGTGAGCGGCTCCGAAGTCTCCTTCCGCGACGACGGCTCCCTGTACATCGGCTCGATGCTCAACGCCCGCAAAGCCCGCGACCTCCAGCACGACGGCCGCTTCGCCCTTCACGCCTTCCCGGGCATCGAAGAAAACGGCCCCGGGGACGCGAAACTCGCCGGCGTGGCCCGGGAAATCACCGACTCCCGCGCTGATGCCGACAGTCATCTCTTCGAACTGGATATCCACGAGGCGGTCTATACGTGGGTCGCGGACAACACGTTGTTCGTGGAGTCCTGGCATGCCGGGGGCGCTTGGGTGCGGTTTGCGCGGCCGGATAACGGTCTGGTGGAGCGCACGGTCCTGGGGTGA